From a region of the Pukyongiella litopenaei genome:
- a CDS encoding MarC family protein produces MDTGFFITAFVTLFVVIDPPGLAPLYLALTHGMDAALRRSIAIRACITAAILLTIFAAFGEAVLDFVGISMPAFRVAGGILLLLTALDMLFDRRSKRREDRAEEEEHPDPSVFPLAIPLIAGPGAIASMVLLSGQKPGIEGLALVIAVMLSVLVLVLALFLASGMMERLLGKTGINIVTRLLGMLLAALAVQFVLDGLRAYGFAG; encoded by the coding sequence ATGGATACCGGGTTCTTCATCACCGCCTTCGTGACGCTCTTCGTTGTCATCGACCCGCCGGGGCTGGCGCCGCTGTATCTGGCGCTGACCCATGGCATGGATGCGGCCCTGCGCCGGTCCATCGCCATCCGGGCCTGTATCACCGCCGCCATATTGCTGACCATCTTTGCCGCCTTTGGCGAGGCGGTGCTGGACTTCGTCGGGATATCGATGCCCGCGTTCCGGGTCGCGGGCGGCATCCTGTTGCTGCTGACCGCGCTCGACATGCTGTTCGACCGGCGCAGCAAGCGGCGCGAGGATCGCGCCGAGGAGGAAGAACATCCCGATCCATCGGTGTTTCCGCTGGCGATCCCGCTGATCGCGGGGCCGGGGGCGATTGCGTCGATGGTGCTGCTGTCGGGGCAGAAACCGGGGATCGAGGGGCTGGCGCTGGTCATTGCGGTGATGCTGAGCGTCCTCGTGCTGGTGCTGGCGCTGTTCCTGGCATCGGGCATGATGGAGCGGCTTCTGGGCAAGACCGGGATCAACATCGTCACCCGGTTGCTGGGGATGTTGCTGGCGGCGCTGGCGGTGCAATTCGTGCTGGACGGGCTGCGTGCCTATGGCTTTGCGGGCTGA
- a CDS encoding retropepsin-like aspartic protease family protein, translating into MSNIEIGNLVYLLLLGAVLLSWAFVQNRRNLGRLAQQAIAWGLIFLGTIAAIGLWDDIRGTVQPSLATVTEGNRVEVPRARDGHYYLTLEVNGTPVRFMIDTGASQVVLTRRDAERVGIAPGDLAYSGRANTANGTVRTAPVVLDDIALGPIRDRGVPAAVNEGEMDESLLGMSYLQRWGRIEIGGGALVLTR; encoded by the coding sequence ATGAGCAATATCGAAATCGGTAACCTGGTCTATCTGCTCCTGCTGGGGGCGGTGCTGCTGTCCTGGGCCTTTGTCCAGAACCGCCGCAACCTGGGCAGGCTCGCCCAGCAGGCGATTGCCTGGGGGCTGATCTTCCTGGGCACGATCGCGGCGATCGGTCTGTGGGACGACATCCGGGGAACCGTGCAACCCAGCCTGGCGACCGTGACCGAGGGCAACCGGGTCGAGGTGCCGCGCGCCCGCGATGGCCACTACTACCTGACGCTCGAGGTCAATGGCACGCCGGTCAGGTTCATGATCGATACCGGCGCCTCGCAGGTGGTGCTGACCCGGCGAGATGCCGAGCGCGTCGGGATCGCCCCCGGTGACCTGGCCTATAGCGGGCGGGCCAACACGGCCAATGGCACCGTCCGCACCGCGCCGGTGGTGCTGGACGACATCGCTCTGGGTCCGATCCGCGACCGGGGCGTGCCCGCCGCGGTGAACGAAGGCGAGATGGACGAGTCGCTGCTGGGCATGTCCTATCTGCAACGCTGGGGCCGGATCGAGATCGGCGGCGGCGCGCTGGTGCTGACACGCTGA
- a CDS encoding TFIIB-type zinc finger domain-containing protein produces the protein MPVTTEEHRFPCDTCGGDYRFDPAQGALVCAHCGQVQQVASGPWQGGRLREIDFDAAVADRLPETEIEETRVITCPNCAAQVEFDPDTHAAECPFCATPVVTDTGTHRHIKPRGILPFALTEAHAHEAMGNWLGRLWFAPSGLKRYARKGRRMQGIYVPYWTFDARTRSNYQGDRGTIYYETRIVIQNGRRVRQQVPKIKWSRTSGRVARSFDDILVLASQSLPKVYTDALQPWDLPALEPYQPEFLAGFRAEAYTVELGHGYTEARDVMGRVIERDVRFDIGGDRQRILAIDTEVSNVTFKHILLPIWLAAYKYRGKTYRFVVNGRTGQVQGERPYSTLKIVLAIIAGLFIAAMFGALASGGG, from the coding sequence ATGCCGGTGACCACCGAGGAACACCGTTTCCCCTGCGACACCTGCGGGGGCGACTACCGGTTCGACCCCGCGCAGGGGGCGCTGGTCTGCGCCCATTGCGGACAGGTCCAGCAGGTGGCCTCCGGCCCGTGGCAGGGCGGCCGGCTGCGCGAGATCGATTTCGACGCCGCCGTCGCCGATCGGCTGCCCGAAACCGAGATCGAGGAAACCCGGGTCATCACCTGCCCCAACTGCGCCGCGCAGGTCGAGTTCGACCCCGACACCCATGCGGCCGAATGCCCGTTCTGCGCGACCCCCGTCGTCACCGACACCGGCACCCACCGCCACATCAAACCGCGCGGCATCCTGCCCTTTGCGCTGACCGAAGCTCACGCGCATGAGGCGATGGGCAACTGGCTGGGCCGATTGTGGTTCGCGCCCTCGGGCCTGAAACGCTATGCCCGCAAGGGGCGCCGGATGCAGGGGATCTATGTTCCCTACTGGACCTTCGATGCGCGCACGCGGTCGAATTATCAGGGCGACCGGGGAACGATCTACTACGAGACCCGCATCGTCATCCAGAACGGCAGGCGCGTGCGCCAGCAGGTTCCAAAGATCAAATGGAGCCGGACCTCCGGGCGGGTCGCGCGTTCCTTCGACGATATTCTGGTGCTGGCCTCGCAGTCGCTGCCAAAGGTCTATACCGACGCGCTGCAGCCCTGGGACCTGCCGGCGCTCGAACCCTACCAACCGGAGTTCCTCGCCGGGTTCCGCGCCGAGGCCTATACGGTCGAGCTTGGCCACGGCTACACCGAGGCGCGCGATGTCATGGGCCGGGTGATCGAACGCGACGTACGGTTCGATATCGGCGGCGACCGCCAGCGCATCCTCGCCATCGACACCGAGGTGAGCAACGTGACCTTCAAGCATATCCTGCTGCCGATCTGGCTGGCCGCCTACAAGTATCGGGGCAAGACCTACCGTTTCGTGGTCAACGGCCGCACCGGGCAGGTTCAGGGCGAACGCCCCTATTCCACCCTGAAGATCGTGCTGGCGATCATCGCCGGGCTGTTCATTGCGGCGATGTTCGGGGCCCTTGCCTCGGGCGGCGGCTGA
- a CDS encoding SPFH domain-containing protein, whose amino-acid sequence MGIFDFLSGEFIDVIHWVDDTRDTMVWRFEREGHEIKYGAKLTVREGQAAVFVHEGQIADVFTPGLYMLETNNMPVLTTLQHWDHGFRSPFKSEIYFVNTTRFNDLKWGTKNPVICRDPEFGPVRIRAFGTYTIRISDPARFLVEIVGTDGEFTMDEISFQIRNIIVQEFSRVIASSGIPVLDMAANTADLGKLIVAQVSPVLDSYGLAMPEFYIENISMPPAVEAALDKRTSMGLAGDLGRFTQYSAAEAMTAAARNPSGGGMAAGLGAGMGMAMAQQMASPQAGPWGAHPAQAAPPPPPVVEHVWHIAADGQSQGPFSKARLGRMVAGGDVTRDTYVWTPGQDGWKPAGDVQELAQLFTILPPPPPGT is encoded by the coding sequence ATGGGCATATTCGATTTTCTGAGCGGCGAGTTCATCGACGTGATCCACTGGGTGGACGACACCCGCGACACCATGGTCTGGCGGTTCGAACGCGAGGGGCATGAAATCAAATATGGCGCCAAGCTGACCGTGCGCGAAGGCCAGGCGGCGGTGTTCGTGCATGAGGGCCAGATCGCCGACGTGTTCACGCCGGGTCTCTACATGCTGGAAACCAACAACATGCCGGTGCTGACCACGCTTCAGCACTGGGATCACGGGTTCCGGTCGCCGTTCAAATCCGAGATCTATTTCGTCAACACGACCCGGTTCAACGATCTCAAATGGGGCACCAAGAACCCGGTCATCTGCCGCGATCCCGAATTCGGACCGGTCCGCATCCGCGCCTTTGGCACCTATACGATCCGGATCAGCGATCCGGCGCGGTTCCTGGTCGAGATCGTCGGCACCGACGGCGAATTCACGATGGACGAGATCAGTTTCCAGATCCGCAACATCATCGTGCAGGAGTTTTCCCGCGTGATCGCGTCGTCCGGCATTCCCGTGCTCGACATGGCCGCCAACACCGCCGATCTGGGCAAGCTGATCGTGGCGCAGGTGTCGCCCGTGCTCGACAGTTACGGGCTGGCGATGCCGGAATTCTACATCGAGAACATTTCGATGCCGCCGGCGGTCGAGGCCGCGCTGGACAAACGCACCTCGATGGGGCTGGCCGGCGATCTCGGGCGTTTCACGCAATATTCCGCCGCCGAGGCGATGACGGCCGCGGCACGCAACCCGTCGGGCGGCGGAATGGCCGCCGGGCTGGGTGCCGGAATGGGCATGGCGATGGCGCAGCAGATGGCATCGCCCCAGGCCGGCCCCTGGGGCGCCCATCCCGCGCAGGCCGCCCCGCCGCCGCCACCGGTGGTCGAACATGTCTGGCACATCGCGGCGGACGGCCAGTCGCAAGGGCCATTTTCCAAGGCCCGGCTGGGCCGGATGGTCGCCGGAGGCGACGTGACCCGCGACACCTATGTGTGGACGCCGGGACAGGACGGATGGAAACCCGCGGGCGACGTGCAGGAACTGGCCCAGCTCTTTACCATCCTGCCGCCGCCGCCGCCCGGCACATAG
- a CDS encoding DUF2927 domain-containing protein: MARQDQILRRVLRPAPALALLLLAGCDLFMPQTSPHPRARPSGLGPPPVVTAPPRSVESAELVVYYGLVAENLQAEGKLRTDDGADIPVDAATLAQNFERIAFYEEHTRGRPGGPSPLSRWAGPVRIGTEFGPSVQARAREHDQREVETFTRRLAGLTGHSITNVSRNANLIVFFASLDDADFLQSRLTRLVPGITDAERAVFRDLPRSYYCLVLAMSAATDPYVYDRAVVLVRAEHPRLVRSACIHEEIAQGLGLPNDSPQARPSIFNDDDEFALLTHHDEMLLQMLYDDRLQPGMTADDARHIVRRMADELVGPRG, translated from the coding sequence ATGGCGCGGCAGGATCAGATCCTGCGTCGCGTCCTGCGGCCCGCGCCTGCCCTGGCGCTGTTGCTGCTGGCCGGCTGCGATCTTTTCATGCCGCAAACATCGCCCCATCCCCGCGCCCGGCCGTCGGGGCTGGGGCCGCCGCCGGTCGTCACGGCCCCGCCCCGCTCGGTCGAAAGCGCCGAACTGGTCGTCTATTATGGGCTGGTGGCCGAAAACCTGCAGGCCGAGGGCAAGCTGCGCACCGATGATGGCGCCGACATTCCCGTCGATGCGGCAACGCTGGCGCAGAACTTCGAGCGTATCGCCTTTTATGAGGAACACACGCGCGGCCGGCCCGGCGGCCCCAGCCCGCTGAGCCGGTGGGCGGGCCCGGTGCGGATCGGAACCGAGTTCGGCCCCAGCGTACAGGCCCGCGCCCGCGAACATGACCAGCGCGAGGTCGAAACCTTCACGCGGCGGCTGGCCGGGCTCACCGGCCATTCGATCACCAACGTGTCGCGCAATGCCAATCTCATCGTTTTCTTCGCCAGCCTCGACGATGCCGATTTCCTGCAGTCACGGCTGACCCGGCTGGTGCCCGGCATCACCGATGCCGAACGCGCCGTGTTCCGCGACCTGCCCCGGTCCTATTATTGCCTCGTGCTGGCGATGTCCGCGGCCACCGATCCCTATGTCTATGACCGCGCCGTGGTGCTGGTGCGGGCCGAGCACCCGCGGCTGGTGCGGTCGGCCTGTATCCACGAGGAAATCGCGCAGGGGCTCGGGCTGCCAAATGACAGCCCCCAGGCGCGGCCGTCGATCTTCAATGACGACGATGAATTCGCGCTGCTGACACATCATGATGAAATGCTGTTGCAGATGCTCTATGACGACCGCCTGCAGCCGGGCATGACCGCGGACGATGCGCGCCACATCGTGCGCAGGATGGCGGATGAACTGGTCGGCCCCCGCGGCTGA
- a CDS encoding toxic anion resistance protein, with protein MSDDVRKKAEESTQLVEQVSAISLPEPKSEVVPLAQADAAVSAEIRRRMDEIDMGNTGSIVGFGSSAQTELQEISQAMLADVRNKDVGPAGDSLRDIVTTIRGFSVSELDVRRERSWWERLLGRAAPFAKFTARFEEVQGQIDRITDQLLGHEHTLLKDIKSLDLLYDKTLGFYDELALYIAAGEAKLAELDGNDIPAKEAEVQAAPEGEQVMKAQELRDLRAARDDLERRVHDLKLTRQVTMQSLPSIRLVQENDKSLVTKINSTLVNTVPLWETQLAQAVTIQRSSEAAAAVRDANDLTNELLTSNAANLRESNKMIRQEMERGVFDIEAVKQANADLIGTIQESLQIADEGKAKRAAAEEELKKMEAELRDTLAAAKARRDGVGDNSGTAVPG; from the coding sequence ATGTCCGACGACGTTCGCAAGAAGGCCGAGGAAAGCACGCAGCTGGTGGAACAGGTGAGCGCGATCTCGCTGCCCGAGCCGAAATCCGAAGTGGTGCCGCTGGCGCAGGCGGACGCGGCCGTCAGCGCCGAGATCCGCCGCCGCATGGACGAGATCGACATGGGCAATACCGGCTCGATCGTCGGGTTCGGCTCCTCCGCGCAGACCGAGCTGCAGGAAATCAGCCAGGCGATGCTGGCGGATGTGCGCAACAAGGATGTCGGCCCCGCCGGTGACAGCCTGCGCGATATCGTCACCACGATCCGCGGTTTCTCGGTCAGCGAACTGGACGTGAGGCGCGAACGCAGCTGGTGGGAACGGCTGCTGGGCCGCGCGGCACCCTTTGCCAAGTTCACGGCCCGTTTCGAAGAGGTGCAGGGCCAGATCGACCGCATCACCGACCAGTTGCTGGGCCACGAACACACGCTGCTCAAGGACATCAAGTCGCTCGACCTGCTCTATGACAAGACGCTGGGCTTCTACGACGAACTGGCGCTCTACATCGCGGCGGGCGAAGCCAAGCTGGCCGAGCTGGACGGCAATGACATTCCGGCCAAGGAGGCCGAGGTGCAGGCCGCACCAGAGGGCGAGCAGGTGATGAAGGCGCAGGAACTGCGCGACCTGCGGGCCGCGCGCGACGACCTGGAACGCCGCGTGCACGACCTCAAGCTGACCCGCCAGGTCACCATGCAGTCGCTGCCGTCGATCCGGCTCGTCCAGGAAAACGACAAGTCGCTGGTGACCAAGATCAACTCGACGCTGGTGAACACCGTGCCGCTCTGGGAAACCCAGCTGGCGCAGGCGGTCACGATCCAGCGCAGCAGCGAGGCCGCCGCCGCCGTGCGCGACGCCAATGACCTGACCAACGAGTTGCTGACCTCGAACGCCGCCAATCTGCGCGAAAGCAACAAGATGATCCGCCAGGAAATGGAACGCGGCGTGTTCGACATCGAAGCGGTGAAACAGGCCAATGCCGACCTGATCGGCACGATCCAGGAATCGTTGCAGATCGCCGACGAAGGCAAGGCCAAGCGGGCGGCCGCCGAGGAGGAACTGAAGAAGATGGAAGCTGAACTGCGCGACACCCTGGCCGCCGCCAAGGCCCGCCGCGACGGTGTCGGGGACAATTCCGGCACCGCGGTCCCCGGCTGA
- a CDS encoding 5-bromo-4-chloroindolyl phosphate hydrolysis family protein, whose product MAQRYGGKYSPDGAGTRSDSPAARPPARGQFDGARADPAGLRVNLLFLPPILLLFLSLNDGATGLALGGIGAAMLAGGAFLTREGLRAEAAWAARKVARRPAFPRKIAGSLLTGAGAALAAWLTEPGILAPALYGAAATVLHLLSFGIDPMRDKGMEGIDTFQQDRVARVVDEAEEKLTEMRDAAKRAADREVMARVERFQVAARDLFRTVEEDPRDLTAARKYMTVYLLGARDATVKFADIYSRSRDAQAKTDYLSLLDDLEQNFAARTRKLLLDDRSDLTVEIDVLRDRLQREGVRLDPSAETTER is encoded by the coding sequence ATGGCGCAACGCTATGGCGGCAAATACAGCCCGGACGGCGCCGGCACCCGATCGGACTCTCCTGCCGCACGACCGCCCGCCCGCGGACAGTTCGATGGCGCGCGGGCCGACCCGGCCGGGCTGCGGGTCAACCTGCTGTTCCTGCCGCCGATCCTGCTGCTGTTCCTGTCGCTGAACGATGGCGCGACCGGGCTGGCGCTGGGGGGTATCGGTGCCGCGATGCTGGCAGGCGGCGCGTTTCTCACCCGCGAAGGCCTGCGCGCCGAGGCGGCCTGGGCCGCGCGCAAGGTCGCCCGCCGCCCCGCCTTTCCGCGCAAGATCGCCGGCAGCCTGCTGACCGGCGCCGGGGCCGCGCTAGCCGCCTGGCTGACCGAACCGGGGATCCTGGCGCCCGCGCTCTACGGCGCGGCGGCAACCGTGCTGCATCTGCTGTCCTTCGGCATCGACCCGATGCGCGACAAGGGCATGGAAGGCATCGACACCTTCCAGCAGGACCGCGTGGCCCGTGTCGTGGACGAGGCCGAGGAAAAGCTGACCGAGATGCGGGATGCGGCGAAACGCGCCGCCGACCGCGAGGTGATGGCGCGGGTCGAACGGTTCCAGGTCGCCGCCCGTGACCTGTTCCGCACCGTCGAAGAGGATCCGCGCGATCTGACGGCGGCCCGGAAATACATGACCGTCTATCTGCTGGGCGCCCGCGACGCGACGGTGAAATTCGCCGATATCTACAGCCGCAGCCGCGACGCGCAGGCCAAGACCGACTACCTGTCGCTGCTCGATGATCTGGAACAGAATTTTGCCGCCCGCACGCGCAAGCTGCTGCTCGACGACCGCAGCGACCTGACGGTGGAAATCGATGTGCTGCGCGACCGGTTGCAGCGCGAAGGCGTGCGGCTGGACCCGTCCGCCGAAACAACAGAAAGGTAA
- a CDS encoding pseudouridine synthase, which produces MVYGRGMTTTDNPGDRIAKVLARAGVASRREAERMIAAGRVTVNGRTIESPALNVTASDRITVDGAPLAEAEPPRLWLYHKPAGLVTTARDEHGRDTVFDALPADMPRVMSVGRLDLNSEGLLLLTNDGGIKRQLELPSTGWLRRYRVRLHGRPTDTDFDPLRRGIEVEGIRFQPMQVTLDRQQGANAWVTVALREGRNREVRRAMEALGFTVNRLIRVSYGPFQLGQLKPGEVEELRRKVVRDQLGLDDADTTGTAKPAPKRRPRRRPPGKH; this is translated from the coding sequence ATGGTCTATGGGCGGGGCATGACCACGACCGACAATCCCGGCGACCGGATCGCCAAGGTGCTGGCACGGGCTGGCGTCGCCTCGCGCCGCGAGGCGGAACGCATGATCGCGGCCGGCCGGGTCACGGTCAATGGCCGCACCATCGAAAGCCCGGCCCTGAACGTCACCGCGTCGGACCGGATCACGGTGGACGGCGCCCCGCTGGCCGAGGCCGAGCCGCCGCGGCTCTGGCTCTATCACAAACCCGCCGGTCTGGTGACGACGGCCCGCGACGAACATGGCCGCGACACCGTTTTCGACGCGCTGCCCGCCGACATGCCGCGGGTGATGAGCGTGGGCCGGCTCGACCTCAACTCCGAAGGGTTGCTGCTGCTGACCAATGACGGCGGCATCAAGCGGCAGCTGGAACTGCCGTCGACCGGATGGCTGCGCCGCTACCGGGTGCGGCTGCACGGCCGCCCGACCGACACCGATTTCGACCCGCTGCGGCGCGGCATCGAGGTCGAAGGCATCCGGTTCCAGCCGATGCAGGTGACGCTCGACCGCCAGCAGGGCGCCAATGCCTGGGTGACCGTGGCGCTGCGCGAAGGCCGTAACCGCGAAGTGCGCCGCGCGATGGAGGCGCTGGGGTTCACGGTGAACCGGCTGATCCGGGTCAGCTACGGGCCGTTCCAGCTCGGCCAGCTGAAACCGGGCGAGGTCGAGGAACTGCGCCGCAAGGTGGTTCGGGACCAGCTGGGTCTGGACGATGCCGACACGACCGGGACGGCGAAACCTGCCCCCAAACGGCGCCCACGCCGCCGCCCGCCGGGGAAACATTGA
- a CDS encoding nucleoside deaminase, translating into MFRSHMDQALAEARAAAERGEVPVGAVIVAPDGGVVAAAGNRTRELNDPTAHAELLAIRAACAAAGSERLAGHALYVTLEPCAMCAAAIAAARIGRLYYGAADPKSGGVAHGARVFTHPQAHHRPEIYDGIAGDEAAALLRAFFATRR; encoded by the coding sequence ATGTTCCGATCGCATATGGATCAGGCGCTGGCCGAGGCGCGGGCCGCCGCCGAACGCGGCGAGGTGCCGGTGGGCGCGGTGATCGTGGCCCCGGACGGCGGTGTCGTGGCCGCTGCCGGGAACCGCACCCGCGAGTTGAACGATCCGACCGCCCATGCGGAATTGCTGGCGATTCGCGCGGCCTGTGCCGCAGCCGGGTCGGAACGGCTGGCGGGGCATGCCCTCTATGTGACGCTGGAACCCTGCGCGATGTGCGCCGCCGCCATTGCCGCGGCCCGGATCGGCCGGCTCTATTATGGCGCGGCTGATCCCAAATCGGGCGGCGTTGCCCATGGCGCGCGGGTGTTCACGCATCCGCAGGCGCATCACCGGCCCGAGATCTACGACGGGATCGCGGGCGACGAGGCCGCGGCCCTGCTCAGGGCGTTCTTTGCCACGCGCAGGTGA
- a CDS encoding N-acetylmuramoyl-L-alanine amidase, which produces MLHYTAMDSASAALDRLCDPAIEVSAHYLIGGDGTIWQMVDEAKRAWHAGAGEWRGLEDINSRSIGIELDNRGDHPFSEPQMAALEDLLRDVMQRHRIGPAGVIGHSDMAPGRKHDPGPRFDWTRLARQGLALRPAPARDHAQNPAHTPDPAPFRALARAAGYTAPCSDADLLAAVRLRLRPHACGPLDDADMAALAGFGQAGRR; this is translated from the coding sequence GTGCTGCACTACACGGCGATGGACAGCGCGAGCGCCGCGCTCGACCGGCTCTGCGATCCCGCCATCGAGGTGTCGGCGCATTACCTGATCGGCGGCGATGGCACGATCTGGCAGATGGTGGACGAGGCCAAGCGCGCCTGGCACGCGGGCGCCGGTGAATGGCGCGGGCTGGAGGACATCAACTCGCGCTCGATCGGGATCGAACTGGACAATCGCGGCGACCATCCGTTTTCGGAACCGCAGATGGCCGCCCTCGAAGACCTGTTGCGCGACGTGATGCAGCGGCATCGTATCGGCCCCGCAGGCGTGATCGGCCATTCGGACATGGCGCCGGGGCGCAAACACGATCCCGGCCCCCGATTCGACTGGACCCGGCTGGCCCGGCAGGGGCTGGCGCTGAGGCCCGCTCCGGCCCGGGACCATGCCCAAAACCCGGCCCATACCCCCGATCCCGCCCCGTTCCGCGCCCTGGCCCGCGCCGCCGGTTACACTGCCCCCTGTTCGGATGCCGATTTGCTGGCGGCGGTGCGCCTGCGCCTGCGCCCCCATGCGTGCGGCCCGCTCGATGACGCGGACATGGCGGCCCTGGCCGGGTTCGGCCAGGCCGGTCGCCGTTGA
- the gatA gene encoding Asp-tRNA(Asn)/Glu-tRNA(Gln) amidotransferase subunit GatA: MTELNRLGLAEARDALRKGETTSRELTEACLAAIETAGALNAFAHKTPEIALERAAAADARLKGSGETPAMCGLPIGIKDLFCTRGVPSQAASRILEGFRPEYESTVSQNLADAGAVMLGKLNMDEFAMGSSNETSAYGNAVNPWRRGNDDTPLTPGGSSGGSASAVAADLCLAATGTDTGGSIRQPAAFTGTVGIKPTYGRCSRWGIVAFASSLDQAGPMTKSVRDAAIMLGAMAGHDPRDSTSADLPVPDFEAALTGDIRGRKIGIPREYRMDGMPDEIEALWARGREMMQDAGAEIVDISLPHTKYALPAYYVIAPAEASSNLARYDGVRYGHRARLAQGDGITEMYEKTRAEGFGHEVQRRVMIGTYVLSAGFYDAYYNRARRVRTLIKRDFEEVFAQGVDAILTPATPSAAFGLGEMTDADPVAMYLNDVFTVTVNLAGLPGVAVPAGLDRQGLPLGLQLIGKPWEEGDLLNAAFALEHAAGFDARPGNWWQG, from the coding sequence ATGACCGAACTGAACCGACTGGGGCTGGCCGAGGCCCGCGACGCGCTCCGCAAGGGTGAAACCACATCGCGCGAACTGACCGAGGCCTGCCTGGCCGCCATCGAGACCGCCGGCGCGCTGAACGCGTTTGCGCACAAGACGCCCGAGATCGCGCTGGAACGCGCCGCCGCCGCCGATGCGCGCCTGAAAGGGTCCGGTGAGACCCCCGCCATGTGCGGCCTGCCGATCGGCATCAAAGACCTGTTCTGCACGCGCGGCGTGCCGTCCCAGGCCGCCAGCCGCATTCTCGAAGGGTTCCGGCCGGAATACGAATCGACCGTGTCGCAGAACCTCGCCGACGCGGGGGCCGTGATGCTCGGCAAGCTGAACATGGACGAGTTCGCGATGGGATCGTCGAACGAGACCTCGGCCTATGGCAACGCGGTGAACCCGTGGCGGCGCGGCAATGACGACACGCCGCTGACGCCGGGCGGCTCGTCGGGCGGCTCGGCTTCGGCGGTCGCCGCCGATCTGTGTCTGGCCGCGACCGGCACCGATACCGGCGGCTCGATCCGCCAGCCCGCGGCCTTTACCGGCACGGTGGGGATCAAGCCGACCTACGGGCGGTGTTCGCGCTGGGGGATCGTGGCCTTTGCATCCTCGCTGGACCAGGCCGGGCCGATGACGAAATCCGTGCGCGACGCGGCAATCATGCTGGGCGCGATGGCCGGGCACGACCCTCGGGATTCGACCAGCGCCGACCTACCCGTGCCCGATTTCGAGGCGGCGCTGACCGGCGATATCCGCGGCAGAAAAATCGGCATCCCGCGCGAATACCGCATGGACGGCATGCCCGACGAGATCGAGGCGCTGTGGGCGCGCGGCCGCGAGATGATGCAGGATGCCGGCGCCGAGATCGTCGATATCTCGCTGCCGCACACGAAATACGCGCTGCCGGCCTATTATGTGATCGCCCCGGCCGAGGCCTCGTCGAACCTCGCGCGCTATGACGGGGTGCGCTATGGCCACCGGGCCCGGCTGGCACAGGGCGACGGCATCACCGAGATGTACGAGAAGACCCGCGCCGAGGGGTTCGGCCACGAGGTGCAGCGCCGGGTGATGATCGGCACCTATGTGCTGTCGGCGGGGTTCTACGACGCCTATTACAACCGCGCCCGCCGAGTCCGCACGCTGATCAAGCGCGATTTCGAGGAGGTGTTCGCGCAGGGTGTGGACGCGATCCTGACCCCGGCCACGCCGTCGGCGGCTTTCGGGCTGGGCGAGATGACCGATGCCGACCCGGTGGCGATGTATCTCAACGACGTGTTCACCGTGACCGTGAACCTCGCCGGGCTTCCCGGCGTGGCGGTGCCCGCGGGGCTGGACCGGCAGGGGTTGCCGCTGGGCCTGCAGCTGATCGGCAAACCGTGGGAGGAAGGCGACCTGCTCAACGCCGCCTTTGCACTGGAACACGCCGCCGGGTTCGACGCCCGGCCGGGCAACTGGTGGCAGGGCTGA
- the gatC gene encoding Asp-tRNA(Asn)/Glu-tRNA(Gln) amidotransferase subunit GatC — protein sequence MSIDTSTAAKVAKLARIRVEQDALPALAEEFNTILGFIEQLNEVDIDGVEPMTSVTPQRLKRRADVVNDGNQPEKVLSNAPDAREGFFAVPKVVE from the coding sequence ATGTCGATCGACACTAGCACCGCCGCCAAGGTGGCGAAACTGGCCCGGATCCGGGTCGAGCAGGACGCGCTGCCGGCACTGGCGGAGGAATTCAACACCATCCTCGGCTTTATCGAACAGCTCAACGAGGTCGATATCGACGGCGTCGAGCCGATGACCAGCGTGACCCCGCAGCGGCTCAAGCGCCGCGCCGACGTTGTGAATGACGGCAACCAGCCGGAGAAGGTGCTGTCCAACGCGCCGGATGCCCGCGAAGGGTTCTTCGCCGTCCCCAAGGTGGTCGAGTGA